The following coding sequences are from one Triticum aestivum cultivar Chinese Spring chromosome 5A, IWGSC CS RefSeq v2.1, whole genome shotgun sequence window:
- the LOC123107209 gene encoding ras-related protein RABB1c-like produces MSFAYKFRYIVVGDTGVGKSCLLLQFTDKRFQPVHDLTIGVEFGQRMVTIGKKKIKLQIWDTAGQEAFRSITKSYYRGAAAALLVYDITRRETFNHVASWLEEMREQADGNNNITIMLVGNKSDLGQRRAVSTEEGEQFAKENGLAFMETSARTRHNVEEAFLQSTSMVYEKIQEGAIDLSKCSGVTPGVDELCNLDRDTLPSGA; encoded by the exons ATGTCGTTCGCTTACAAGTTCAGGTACATCGTCGTCGGCGACACAG gagttggaaagTCATGCCTCCTGCTGCAGTTCACCGACAAGCGGTTCCAGCCCGTGCACGACCTGACCATCGGCGTCGAATTTGGGCAGCGGATGGTCACCATCGGCAAGAAGAAAATAAAGCTTCAGATCTGGGACACG GCAGGTCAGGAGGCTTTCAGGTCAATCACAAAATCCTACTACAGAGGTGCGGCCGCGGCTCTCCTGGTTTATGACATCACCAG GAGGGAAACCTTCAACCACGTCGCGAGCTGGCTGGAAGAAATGAGGGAGCAGGCGGACGGCAACAACAACATCACCATCATGCTGGTCGGAAACAAATCAGATTTAGGTCAGAGGCGGGCCGTCAGCACGGAAGAGGGCGAACAGTTCGCCAAGGAGAACGGCCTCGCCTTCATGGAGACCTCGGCCAGGACCCGGCACAACGTGGAGGAG GCATTCCTTCAGAGCACGTCCATGGTGTACGAGAAGATCCAGGAAGGCGCCATCGATCTCTCCAAG TGTAGTGGTGTCACGCCCGGAGTTGATGAATTATGCAACCTTGACAGGGACACGCTGCCGTCTGGAGCCTAA